One Spirochaeta africana DSM 8902 genomic window carries:
- a CDS encoding sigma-70 family RNA polymerase sigma factor, which produces MTTTRNITTTRTDSENILSVYLKEINRIPLLTREEEERYARAAAEGDKSAKDKLVQANLRFVVNVAKKYQNQGLPLSDLISEGNIGLMNAIERFDVDKGYHFISYAVWWIRQAILKAICEKSRMIRLPLNRANELVQIEKVRKEIHNGQPETVEFAQIAKTLNMTPEHVADLVNISRDLVSLETPMYAEKDSSTLVDFIEDQGYRHPEAVAEANALREDINQVLGMLSQKEAEIIQYRFGLNGRSPLSLKEIGDRYNLTKERIRQIEKKAVKRLQHPSRAQLLEAYVA; this is translated from the coding sequence ATGACAACTACCAGGAACATAACAACGACCAGGACTGACAGCGAGAACATCCTCTCGGTATATCTGAAAGAGATCAATCGTATACCGCTGCTGACCCGCGAGGAAGAGGAACGGTATGCCCGTGCCGCAGCCGAAGGCGACAAGAGTGCCAAAGACAAGCTGGTGCAGGCCAATCTGCGTTTTGTGGTGAATGTAGCCAAGAAATACCAGAACCAGGGTCTGCCACTGTCCGACCTGATCAGCGAGGGGAATATCGGGTTGATGAACGCAATCGAACGATTCGATGTGGATAAAGGCTATCACTTTATTTCGTATGCAGTATGGTGGATTCGTCAGGCGATCCTGAAGGCCATCTGCGAGAAATCCCGTATGATACGCTTGCCCCTGAACCGGGCTAACGAGCTCGTCCAGATCGAGAAGGTGCGCAAGGAGATCCATAACGGCCAGCCCGAGACCGTAGAGTTTGCCCAGATCGCCAAAACCCTGAACATGACCCCCGAGCACGTGGCGGATCTGGTTAATATCTCGCGCGACCTGGTGTCGCTGGAGACGCCGATGTACGCCGAAAAGGATTCCTCTACCCTGGTGGATTTTATCGAGGACCAGGGGTATCGTCACCCCGAGGCTGTTGCCGAGGCCAATGCCCTGCGTGAGGACATCAATCAGGTGCTCGGAATGCTCAGCCAGAAAGAGGCCGAGATTATCCAGTATCGTTTCGGTCTGAACGGGCGTAGTCCCCTGTCGCTCAAGGAGATTGGTGATCGCTATAATCTGACCAAGGAGCGTATTCGCCAGATCGAGAAAAAAGCGGTGAAACGGCTGCAGCACCCCTCACGGGCGCAGCTGCTGGAGGCATATGTAGCCTGA